One Siniperca chuatsi isolate FFG_IHB_CAS linkage group LG8, ASM2008510v1, whole genome shotgun sequence DNA segment encodes these proteins:
- the gcna gene encoding acidic repeat-containing protein isoform X1, with product MSDDTCKLFERVAQKMGWADKGGLHTAEKKLMSTIGKTRHAATSGHRSVNRSASPVQLALSDCEDDPEKENQYSKDNNYRNKSLIESSDDDDFDQFLVGRATPKTKPTSQKPCSAAKKDSSNVLVLSSDDDGSFETFLQRVKTPNAKPKKISESGSEESYKNFIVDDYSSDDDFIETKSSFKVPKKSNTPAAQHPSRKPLSQCDSPVFVSDSDDDDNIVVKSTWRTRHSKPKPPSKANKNNALLCDEEDSLPSLPLPPIPSPFSLPPHKTPTSLASPKRTLSAPSMLDESASSEEEFTSLLERLKKKNQFTSTSFSPMNSHECNKEPPVSVPPVKRLTTPASKSLGETPLRVKTPGKSTILKPIVSQTEPRHGPTSRVALCKTPGCFLQSLSNPGSSYGRNFKQNKEELTSRLYQLYNTSVFDSKLPINMSVTWNKKMRKTAGYCITGQERGGGSRYARIELSEKVCDSADRLRDTLIHEMCHAATWLINGVRDGHGNLWKLYARKSTLMHPELPMVTRCHSYDIKYKFQYQCTRCQNTIGRHTKSLDTQRFVCALCTGQLVLLMPSKPRAPTPFANFVKENYGTVRQKLAGQSHAEVMRKLSADFASKTKLSQS from the exons ATGAGTGATGATACCTGCAAATTATTTGAAAGAGTTGCTCAAAAGATGGGGTGGGCTGACAAGGGAGGACTGcatacagcagaaaaaaag CTGATGAGCACAATTGGCAAGACTCGTCATGCTGCCACAAGTGGTCATCGATCTGTGAATCGatcagcctcacctgtccaGCTTGCCCTCTCTGACTGTGAAGATGATCCAGAGAAGGAGAACCAGTACTCCAAGGACAACAATTACAGAAACAAGTCTTTAATCGAGtccagtgatgatgatgactttgACCAAT TTCTTGTGGGAAGGGCTACACCGAAAACTAAACCTACCTCACAGAAACCATGTAGTGCTGCAAAGAAAGACAG tTCAAATGTTCTTGTGCTGAGCTCGGACGATGACGGAAGTTTTGAGACAT TTCTGCAACGAGTGAAAACCCCTAATGCCAAGCCTAAGAAAATATCAGAGAGTGGGAGTGAAGAAAG CTACAAAAACTTCATAGTGGATGACTACTCATCAGATGATGACTTTATTGAAACAAAATCATCTTTTAAAG TCCCCAAGAAGAGCAATACCCCAGCAGCCCAGCATCCATCAAGGAAACCACTGTCTCAGTGTGACTCCCCAGTCTTTGTTAGTGACAGTGATGACGATGATAATATTGTGGTCAAGAGCACTTGGAGGACTCGTCACTCAAAACCAAAGCCCCCGTCAAAGGCTAACAAGAATAATGCTCTGCTGTGTGATGAAGAGGACAGTTTGCCATCACTGCCTTTGCCTCCCATcccttctcctttttctcttcctccacacaAAACTCCAACATCACTGGCTTCTCCCAAACGCACTCTTTCAGCACCTTCTATGCTGGATGAATCAGCCAGTTCTGAGGAGGAGTTTACATCCCTACTGGAgagactgaaaaagaaaaaccagTTCACTAGCACTTCATTCTCACCTATGAACAGCCACG AATGCAATAAGGAGCCTCCTGTGTCAGTTCCTCCTGTAAAGAGACTCACAACACCAGCCTCTAAATCATTAGGGGAAACACCTCTGCGTGTGAAGACACCCGGAAAATCCACCATCTTGAAGCCCATAGTCAGTCAGACAGAGCCCAGACACGGCCCCACCAGCAG GGTAGCATTGTGCAAGACCCCAGGGTGCTTCTTGCAGTCCTTATCAAACCCTGGATCCAGCTATGGCCGCAATTTTAAACAGAACAAGGAAGAACTCACCAGCAGACTCTACCAGCTGTACAATACCAGTGTGTTTGACAGCAAG CTCCCCATCAATATGTCAGTGACTTGGAATAAGAAAATGCGGAAAACAGCTGGTTACTGTATCACGGGGCAGGAGCGAGGGGGAGGGAGTCGCTATGCCCGCATTGAACTGTCAGAAAAAGTCTGTGATTCTGCAG ATCGCCTCAGGGACACACTAATTCACGAGATGTGTCACGCTGCAACCTGGTTGATTAATGGTGTAAGGGACGGGCACGGAAACTTGTGGAAGCTGTATGCTCGCAAGTCCACACTGATGCATCCTGAGCTGCCCATGGTCACTCGCTGCCACAGTTATGACATCAAGTACAAATTCCAATACCAGTGCACCCGCTGCCAGAATAC GATCGGGCGTCATACCAAGTCCCTGGACACACAGAGGTTCGTGTGTGCCCTCTGCACAGGACAACTGGTCCTACTGATGCCTTCCAAGCCGCGTGCTCCCACACCTTTTGCCAACTTCGTCAAAGAGAATTATGGGACTGTACGACAGAAGCTAGCAGGGCAAAGCCATGCGGAAGTGATGCGTAAACTTAGTGCAGACTTTGCCTCCAAGACTAAACTCAGTCAAAGCTGA
- the gcna gene encoding acidic repeat-containing protein isoform X2 yields MIPANYLKELLKRWGGLTREDCIQQKKKLMSTIGKTRHAATSGHRSVNRSASPVQLALSDCEDDPEKENQYSKDNNYRNKSLIESSDDDDFDQFLVGRATPKTKPTSQKPCSAAKKDSSNVLVLSSDDDGSFETFLQRVKTPNAKPKKISESGSEESYKNFIVDDYSSDDDFIETKSSFKVPKKSNTPAAQHPSRKPLSQCDSPVFVSDSDDDDNIVVKSTWRTRHSKPKPPSKANKNNALLCDEEDSLPSLPLPPIPSPFSLPPHKTPTSLASPKRTLSAPSMLDESASSEEEFTSLLERLKKKNQFTSTSFSPMNSHECNKEPPVSVPPVKRLTTPASKSLGETPLRVKTPGKSTILKPIVSQTEPRHGPTSRVALCKTPGCFLQSLSNPGSSYGRNFKQNKEELTSRLYQLYNTSVFDSKLPINMSVTWNKKMRKTAGYCITGQERGGGSRYARIELSEKVCDSADRLRDTLIHEMCHAATWLINGVRDGHGNLWKLYARKSTLMHPELPMVTRCHSYDIKYKFQYQCTRCQNTIGRHTKSLDTQRFVCALCTGQLVLLMPSKPRAPTPFANFVKENYGTVRQKLAGQSHAEVMRKLSADFASKTKLSQS; encoded by the exons ATGATACCTGCAAATTATTTGAAAGAGTTGCTCAAAAGATGGGGTGGGCTGACAAGGGAGGACTGcatacagcagaaaaaaa AGCTGATGAGCACAATTGGCAAGACTCGTCATGCTGCCACAAGTGGTCATCGATCTGTGAATCGatcagcctcacctgtccaGCTTGCCCTCTCTGACTGTGAAGATGATCCAGAGAAGGAGAACCAGTACTCCAAGGACAACAATTACAGAAACAAGTCTTTAATCGAGtccagtgatgatgatgactttgACCAAT TTCTTGTGGGAAGGGCTACACCGAAAACTAAACCTACCTCACAGAAACCATGTAGTGCTGCAAAGAAAGACAG tTCAAATGTTCTTGTGCTGAGCTCGGACGATGACGGAAGTTTTGAGACAT TTCTGCAACGAGTGAAAACCCCTAATGCCAAGCCTAAGAAAATATCAGAGAGTGGGAGTGAAGAAAG CTACAAAAACTTCATAGTGGATGACTACTCATCAGATGATGACTTTATTGAAACAAAATCATCTTTTAAAG TCCCCAAGAAGAGCAATACCCCAGCAGCCCAGCATCCATCAAGGAAACCACTGTCTCAGTGTGACTCCCCAGTCTTTGTTAGTGACAGTGATGACGATGATAATATTGTGGTCAAGAGCACTTGGAGGACTCGTCACTCAAAACCAAAGCCCCCGTCAAAGGCTAACAAGAATAATGCTCTGCTGTGTGATGAAGAGGACAGTTTGCCATCACTGCCTTTGCCTCCCATcccttctcctttttctcttcctccacacaAAACTCCAACATCACTGGCTTCTCCCAAACGCACTCTTTCAGCACCTTCTATGCTGGATGAATCAGCCAGTTCTGAGGAGGAGTTTACATCCCTACTGGAgagactgaaaaagaaaaaccagTTCACTAGCACTTCATTCTCACCTATGAACAGCCACG AATGCAATAAGGAGCCTCCTGTGTCAGTTCCTCCTGTAAAGAGACTCACAACACCAGCCTCTAAATCATTAGGGGAAACACCTCTGCGTGTGAAGACACCCGGAAAATCCACCATCTTGAAGCCCATAGTCAGTCAGACAGAGCCCAGACACGGCCCCACCAGCAG GGTAGCATTGTGCAAGACCCCAGGGTGCTTCTTGCAGTCCTTATCAAACCCTGGATCCAGCTATGGCCGCAATTTTAAACAGAACAAGGAAGAACTCACCAGCAGACTCTACCAGCTGTACAATACCAGTGTGTTTGACAGCAAG CTCCCCATCAATATGTCAGTGACTTGGAATAAGAAAATGCGGAAAACAGCTGGTTACTGTATCACGGGGCAGGAGCGAGGGGGAGGGAGTCGCTATGCCCGCATTGAACTGTCAGAAAAAGTCTGTGATTCTGCAG ATCGCCTCAGGGACACACTAATTCACGAGATGTGTCACGCTGCAACCTGGTTGATTAATGGTGTAAGGGACGGGCACGGAAACTTGTGGAAGCTGTATGCTCGCAAGTCCACACTGATGCATCCTGAGCTGCCCATGGTCACTCGCTGCCACAGTTATGACATCAAGTACAAATTCCAATACCAGTGCACCCGCTGCCAGAATAC GATCGGGCGTCATACCAAGTCCCTGGACACACAGAGGTTCGTGTGTGCCCTCTGCACAGGACAACTGGTCCTACTGATGCCTTCCAAGCCGCGTGCTCCCACACCTTTTGCCAACTTCGTCAAAGAGAATTATGGGACTGTACGACAGAAGCTAGCAGGGCAAAGCCATGCGGAAGTGATGCGTAAACTTAGTGCAGACTTTGCCTCCAAGACTAAACTCAGTCAAAGCTGA
- the LOC122880778 gene encoding olfactory receptor 10G4-like isoform X1, which produces MDIHCNVTTVEAQTQINSTIYHLVKMVSMCVSCTLNTVLSVPLLLAITRSPSLLSHTRFLLLTHLLLCDNLQQLLWTIKAILLRSREGIPVTQCLIFCAAIQACSMVDLFLSTALAVDRFVAVKWPLRYQFLMCRQRKRATIAAIWTLPAVLSSVALCISLNTIQVNFPLSRCRPLILAPCLSGTSALVLFCTVVTAVVVPLCSLTILGCFCQLCWDMRAGLLSTKRAGVTLTLQAAQTILFSVPLVMDSYLIPGYLHSDDLDIATTIIYNLGLSLVPLVYGYRSRELQQRIRQAAHRNKVNNQNLS; this is translated from the exons ATGGATATCCACTGCAATGTGACAACAGTAGAGGCTCAGACACAGATCAACTCCACCATCTACCACCTGGTTAAGATGgtcagcatgtgtgtgagctGCACCTTGAACACTGTACTCAGTGTTCCTTTGCTCCTGGCCATCACACGCTCCCCATCCCTCCTCAGTCACACTCGCTTCTTGCTCCTCACACACCTCCTCTTGTGTGACAACCTCCAG CAGCTCCTCTGGACAATCAAAGCAATTCTCTTAAGATCCAGAGAAGGTATTCCTGTGACTCAGTGTCTGATCTTCTGTGCTGCCATCCAGGCCTGCTCAATG GTGGATCTCTTCCTGAGCACCGCTCTGGCTGTGGACCGCTTTGTAGCTGTCAAGTGGCCCCTGCGCTATCAATTCCTGATGTGTCGTCAAAGGAAGAGAGCGACTATTGCAGCCATATGGACCTTACCAGCTGTGCTCAGCAGTGTGGCTTTGTGTATCAGCCTCAACACCATCCAGGTAAATTTTCCCCTTTCCCGCTGTCGACCTCTCATCCTTGCACCCTGCCTGTCAGGGACATCGGCTCTGGTACTGTTTTGCACCGTGGTAACTGCTGTGGTGgtgcctctctgctctctgaccATCCTGGGATGCTTCTGCCAGCTCTGCTGGGACATGCGTGCAGGACTGCTCTCCACCAAGAGAGCTGGTGTGACCCTGACCCTCCAGGCAGCTCAAACCATTCTCTTTTCTGTTCCTCTGGTCATGGACAGCTACCTGATCCCTGGCTACCTGCACAGTGATGATCTTGATATAGCAACCACCATCATCTACAACCTGGGGTTGTCACTCGTCCCTCTGGTCTATGGCTACCGCTCACGGGAGCTGCAGCAAAGGATACGACAGGCTGCACACAGGAACAAAGTCAACAACCAAAATTTGTCATAA
- the LOC122880778 gene encoding olfactory receptor 10G4-like isoform X2, translated as MDIHCNVTTVEAQTQINSTIYHLVKMVSMCVSCTLNTVLSVPLLLAITRSPSLLSHTRFLLLTHLLLCDNLQLLWTIKAILLRSREGIPVTQCLIFCAAIQACSMVDLFLSTALAVDRFVAVKWPLRYQFLMCRQRKRATIAAIWTLPAVLSSVALCISLNTIQVNFPLSRCRPLILAPCLSGTSALVLFCTVVTAVVVPLCSLTILGCFCQLCWDMRAGLLSTKRAGVTLTLQAAQTILFSVPLVMDSYLIPGYLHSDDLDIATTIIYNLGLSLVPLVYGYRSRELQQRIRQAAHRNKVNNQNLS; from the exons ATGGATATCCACTGCAATGTGACAACAGTAGAGGCTCAGACACAGATCAACTCCACCATCTACCACCTGGTTAAGATGgtcagcatgtgtgtgagctGCACCTTGAACACTGTACTCAGTGTTCCTTTGCTCCTGGCCATCACACGCTCCCCATCCCTCCTCAGTCACACTCGCTTCTTGCTCCTCACACACCTCCTCTTGTGTGACAACCTCCAG CTCCTCTGGACAATCAAAGCAATTCTCTTAAGATCCAGAGAAGGTATTCCTGTGACTCAGTGTCTGATCTTCTGTGCTGCCATCCAGGCCTGCTCAATG GTGGATCTCTTCCTGAGCACCGCTCTGGCTGTGGACCGCTTTGTAGCTGTCAAGTGGCCCCTGCGCTATCAATTCCTGATGTGTCGTCAAAGGAAGAGAGCGACTATTGCAGCCATATGGACCTTACCAGCTGTGCTCAGCAGTGTGGCTTTGTGTATCAGCCTCAACACCATCCAGGTAAATTTTCCCCTTTCCCGCTGTCGACCTCTCATCCTTGCACCCTGCCTGTCAGGGACATCGGCTCTGGTACTGTTTTGCACCGTGGTAACTGCTGTGGTGgtgcctctctgctctctgaccATCCTGGGATGCTTCTGCCAGCTCTGCTGGGACATGCGTGCAGGACTGCTCTCCACCAAGAGAGCTGGTGTGACCCTGACCCTCCAGGCAGCTCAAACCATTCTCTTTTCTGTTCCTCTGGTCATGGACAGCTACCTGATCCCTGGCTACCTGCACAGTGATGATCTTGATATAGCAACCACCATCATCTACAACCTGGGGTTGTCACTCGTCCCTCTGGTCTATGGCTACCGCTCACGGGAGCTGCAGCAAAGGATACGACAGGCTGCACACAGGAACAAAGTCAACAACCAAAATTTGTCATAA
- the cetn2 gene encoding caltractin — MATSAKRPSLQGPVPPPRKKTTPKPELTEEQKQEIREAFELFDTDGSGYIDVKELKVAMRALGFEPKKEEIKKMTGEVDKDGTGKISFADFLTVMTQKMAEKDSKEEILKAFRLFDDDETGKISFKNLKRVAKELGENLTDEELQEMIDEADRDGDGEVNQQEFLRIMKKTCLY; from the exons ATG GCGACCAGTGCCAAGAGACCGTCCCTGCAGGGTCCTGTGCCACCTCCTCGCAAGAAGACAACCCCCAAACCGGAGCTGACCGAGGAGCAGAAGCAGGAGATCAGGGAGGCCTTTGAGCTGTTTGACACAGACGGATCCGGATACATCGATGTCAAGGAGCTCAAG GTTGCAATGCGAGCTCTGGGGTTCGAACCAAAGAAAGAGGAAATCAAGAAGATGACTGGTGAAGTGGATAAGGATGGCACGGGGAAAATCTCCTTCGCTGACTTCCTCACTGTCATGACACAGAAAATG GCCGAGAAGGACTCCAAAGAGGAGATCCTGAAAGCTTTCCGCCTGTTCGATGACGACGAGACGGGCAAGATCTCATTCAAGAATCTGAAGAGAGTAGCCAAAGAGCTGGGAGAGAACCTCACAGACGAAGAGCTGCAG GAAATGATAGATGAAGCAGACAGGGATGGAGATGGAGAAGTGAACCAGCAGGAGTTCCTGCGCATTATGAAGAAAACCTGCCTGTACTGA
- the nsdhl gene encoding sterol-4-alpha-carboxylate 3-dehydrogenase, decarboxylating has translation MATRVRPSSKRSAVVGGSGFLGRHLVEKLLDRGYSVSVFDIRQSYELPGVTFHQGDLCDKQALLPALKDVSLVFHCASPAPASDDRGLFERVNIQGTRTVIQACLEAGVQKLVLTSSASVVFEGTDIKNGREDLPYAKKPIDYYTETKIEQEKLVLEACDKEKGFLTVAIRPHGIFGPRDPQLVPILVDTARRGKMKFIIGDGTNLVDFTFVENVVHGHILAAERLRPDSPICGKPYHITNDEPVRFWDFMSEVLVGLGYAAPRYHLPYILVYGLALLLWLLALILRPLVSFKPTFTPMRVALAGTHHYYSCDRAKRDLGYKPVVSLKEGIARTVQSYPHLRQGA, from the exons ATGGCCACGCGCGTTCGACCG AGTAGTAAACGGTCTGCAGTCGTCGGGGGGTCTGGTTTCCTGGGCAGACACTTAGTGGAGAAGCTGTTGGATCGAGGCTACTCTGTATCTGTGTTTGACATCCGTCAGAGCTACGAGCTGCCTGGTGTCACCTTCCACCAGGGAGACCTCTGCGACAAACAG GCTCTGCTGCCAGCGCTGAAGGATGTGTCCCTGGTCTTCCACTGTGCCTCCCCAGCCCCTGCCAGCGATGACCGTGGCCTATTTGAGAGGGTCAACATTCAGGGTACACGCACCGTTATTCAGGCCTGCCTCGAGGCTGGAGTGCAG AAACTGGTCCTGACAAGCAGTGCCAGTGTGGTGTTTGAAGGGACAGACATTAAGAATGGCAGAGAGGATCTACCATACGCCAAGAAGCCCATTGACTATTACACAGAGACCAAGATTGAGCAAGAAAAG TTGGTCCTTGAGGCTTGTGACAAGGAGAAGGGTTTCCTCACAGTTGCCATTCGGCCTCATGGCATCTTTGGCCCTCGAGACCCACAGCTGGTTCCTATCCTAGTGGACACGGCTCGCAGGGGCAAGATGAAGTTCATCATTGG tgATGGGACCAATCTGGTGGATTTCACCTTTGTGGAGAATGTAGTTCATGGCCACATCCTGGCTGCTGAACGCCTGAGGCCAGACTCCCCCATATGTGGAAAA CCATACCACATCACCAATGACGAGCCAGTTAGATTCTGGGACTTCATGTCTGAGGTGTTGGTGGGTCTGGGATATGCTGCTCCCCGCTACCACCTCCCCTACATTCTTGTTTACGGACTGGCCCTGCTCCTCTGGCTGCTGGCCCTGATCCTGCGCCCTCTGGTGTCCTTTAAACCCACCTTTACACCAATGAGAGTGGCCCTGGCTGGAACCCACCACTACTATAGCTGTGACCGCGCCAAGCGGGACCTGGGCTACAAACCGGTAGTCAGTCTGAAGGAGGGGATAGCACGCACAGTGCAGAGCTACCCTCATCTCAGACAAGGGGCTTGA